In Bacillota bacterium, the sequence ATCCCGCCACCGACACCAGTCCCAATTGCCATATAGAAAAGATCGGAAACGCCTTGGCCCGCGCCGTACACCAGTTCTCCCACCGCCGCGGCATTTGTATCATTTTCCAAGAAGGTGGGCAGCCCCGTCCTTTCCTGCAGCCAGCTGCAGATGGGAGTATTGTTCCAGGGCAAATTAGCAGCGCCAACGGCTACACCCCGACCGCTATCCACGCTACCGGGGACGGCCACTCCGATCCCTCCCACTTGCACAGACTCGGTATCGGCTGCAACCATCAACTCCTCCACCAGATGGGCCAACTGCTCAAGGATTGCCCGATCACTGGAACAATCCGTCGGCAATTTCCTTTCCGCAACGATTCTACCATCAACGACAAGACCGGCTTTGATGCCGGTGCCCCCAACATCCAGTCCTATCCATCCCTGCATCATAGGTCCACTCCTTGCCACATATATCTAGTACCTTTGGTTGATCATTGCCACGAAGATTGCTTCGGGCAAAAATTGCTACTTCCTGCCAGCATAAAGGAAAAACCGGACCGCAAACTAAGGTGGAAGCCCAAGACTGAGGAGGTGCAAGACGTGGCCAACCTGACGCAAGTAGAATTCAACACCATCCGTGAACTGCTGGGCCCGGCCTTTACCGGCAAGAACAAATTCACCACCTACGCAGAGCAAGCGCAGGATCCTAAGATGCAAAGGGCCTTTCAACAGTTGGCAGACACCTGTACCCAAAAGGCCAACACCTTACTAAACCTGTTGGGGTAAAGGAGGTAACATCTTGATCACCTACAGAGACATGGTAATGGACGCCCTCAGCTGCGTAAAGCATGAGATTATCGACTACACCAAGGCCGCACAAGAAGCCAGTAACCAAAATGTCCGCCAAGCGTTCCTCCAAATTCGCAACCAAGCGGAGCAGATGCAGCTGCAGCTCGCAGAAATCGCGATGGAAAATGGGTGGTACGTCCCTTCACCCCCAGCCGATCCCACTGTGGTTCAGCAGACCAAGCATCAACTGCAGCAAGCGGTCCAAACACCAACAATGGTGTAGAAATCTGGGCACCTATCTCAGCCTGTTAAGACGAAAGCCGGATCCCCCCACTGGGAATCCGGCTTCTTGCGTTGCTGTAAAAGCTATTAGTCGTTGAAGTAGTAGGGCTTACCGGTCTTAGCAGACTCGTAGATAGCCTCGAGAATCTGGGTAACGACATAGGCCTCCCGGGGCTTAACCAAGGGCTCGGTGTCGTTGATGATGGAATCGATCCACTGCTTGGCCTCGATATCCTCAGGGTTAGCACCGGCAGCATCGTAGAAGGCAACTCCCTTGCCGTCCAACTCAACGTTGGTGGTGTAGAGGTTACCATGCCTCTCGCCGTTGATCCGCAGACCATCGAGAAAGTCAGCACCGGCCTCGGTACCACAGAGGACACATTGGGCTTCGCCAACTTGCAGGGTGTTCAGGGCCCAAGAAGCCTCAAGAACAACGGTCATGCCGTTCTCAAATTGAACGAAACCAAAGGCGGAGTCCTCAACGGTAAACTTCTCAGGATCCCAAGGACCCCAAGCGTTGGCGGCATTAGCCCGCTTGCCCAGCTTGTGATAGGTAACACCCATGGCGCTGACTGGCTTGTAGTTGTTGGTCAACCACAGAGTCAGGTCCAAGGCGTGGGTTCCGATGTCGATGAGGGGACCGCCACCTTGAGCCTCTTCGTTCAAGAAGGAACCCCAGGTCGGTACTGCCCGGCGGCGAACAGCCATAGCCCGTGCAAAGTAAACATCGCCCAACTCACCGTCGTCCACCAGCTTCTTCAGATGCTGGCTATCGGCACGGAAGCGGCTCTGATAACCAATGGTCAGCTTCTTGCCGGTACGCTCGGCAGCGTCGACCATCTTCTTGGCCTCAGCAGAGTTGATAGCCATCGGCTTCTCACACATGACGTGCTTGCCAGCCTCAAGGGCATCAACGGTGATGAAGGAGTGGGCATCGTTGGTGGTAAGTACGTGAACCACATCGATCTCTTCGATAGCTACCAGATCACGGTAGTCAGTGAATACCTTGGCATCGGGGGTGCCGTATTCCTTGGCGGCCTTTTCAGCCCGCTCAATGATCAGGTCACAGAAGGCGACCATTTCAACGTTGTCCAGCTTGCTGAGGGCAGGCATGTGCTTCCCGTTGGCAATGCCTCCACATCCGACAATACCAACTTTCAGTTTTTTGCTCACTAAAGCCTCTCCTTTCGACAGACGACTGGGTTGGTTCCCGTCGTCTCGATAAATTATCTCGTTTTCCTCAAGGATAGTTTCGCCATTATAGTTTGGTTTCCTTTTCCAACTTATCCACCAACGAAAGTCGGAAAATCCCAACTCGTTTTAAAAAGCGTCAATTGCAGCAACCATCTGGACAGTTTCTTCGGGAGTTATTTGACCACCATGGAGCCACTCCTCCAAAGATTGCCCTGCCAGCCTTGGCTTCATCCCAGGATCGTTGATGCGATACATCAGACTGTCTCGCACCGAATACTCAACCTCAAGCCCCGGGGGACGAATGGCTGCGGGAAAGGCCACCTTGGCAGACTCCAGGCCAAAACTCCAGACTCCATGGGCTACAAGGCGAGCAAAGCTGTCAGAATCTGGTTCTAAGGTAGCAAAATCCTGCACCTGCAGCACCTTGTTGTCGTCAACGTTGGCTATAAGGTACGCGACGACCTGATCACCCCGCAGCAGCACCCAACCCCGCCCCGCTTCCGAGCGGACCCAGCGCCGCCAGTAAAGGTCGTCTCGGACTATCATACCGTTAAATCCCCGAGCGTACTCATCGTAAACGGTAGCTACCTGATTTAGCTCCCAGTCATCATCCCAATCCAAAAGACGACAATCTTGGTCTCGAGCCGCTGTCACCTGGGCTTCGGCTCGATAGGACCGAATGGACTCCCAACCATAACGGGCGTAGTGATTGGGAACCCCGGTTCCCAACGCGGACACCACCAGGCCCTGCCGTTCCATATAGGCGATGGACATCTCCAGAAGCTTACTGGACAGTCCCTGTCGGCGAAACTGAGGTTTGGTGCTCACTTCACCGATTCCGCCCATGGCAGTGATCTGCCCCTGCAGATACACATTCCGCAGGAACACCCGGATGGTACTGGCGATCTCGCCGTCAATCACAGCCACCTGAATCCCTGACAAGCGTCGGCGGGAGTCGTTATACCAGTGACGCATAAAATAAAGGCGCATCCTGTCGGTGTACTCCCCCTGGGTAAAAACCTGGGCACAATGATCAAACCATTGATTCAGTTCTTCCCGGCGCAAA encodes:
- a CDS encoding spore coat protein, producing the protein MITYRDMVMDALSCVKHEIIDYTKAAQEASNQNVRQAFLQIRNQAEQMQLQLAEIAMENGWYVPSPPADPTVVQQTKHQLQQAVQTPTMV
- a CDS encoding Gfo/Idh/MocA family oxidoreductase produces the protein MSKKLKVGIVGCGGIANGKHMPALSKLDNVEMVAFCDLIIERAEKAAKEYGTPDAKVFTDYRDLVAIEEIDVVHVLTTNDAHSFITVDALEAGKHVMCEKPMAINSAEAKKMVDAAERTGKKLTIGYQSRFRADSQHLKKLVDDGELGDVYFARAMAVRRRAVPTWGSFLNEEAQGGGPLIDIGTHALDLTLWLTNNYKPVSAMGVTYHKLGKRANAANAWGPWDPEKFTVEDSAFGFVQFENGMTVVLEASWALNTLQVGEAQCVLCGTEAGADFLDGLRINGERHGNLYTTNVELDGKGVAFYDAAGANPEDIEAKQWIDSIINDTEPLVKPREAYVVTQILEAIYESAKTGKPYYFND
- a CDS encoding GNAT family N-acetyltransferase, coding for MVEFRTLRREELNQWFDHCAQVFTQGEYTDRMRLYFMRHWYNDSRRRLSGIQVAVIDGEIASTIRVFLRNVYLQGQITAMGGIGEVSTKPQFRRQGLSSKLLEMSIAYMERQGLVVSALGTGVPNHYARYGWESIRSYRAEAQVTAARDQDCRLLDWDDDWELNQVATVYDEYARGFNGMIVRDDLYWRRWVRSEAGRGWVLLRGDQVVAYLIANVDDNKVLQVQDFATLEPDSDSFARLVAHGVWSFGLESAKVAFPAAIRPPGLEVEYSVRDSLMYRINDPGMKPRLAGQSLEEWLHGGQITPEETVQMVAAIDAF